The genomic segment TGACCACTAAGAAAATCGGTATAAGTAATCGATATCAGGTAAGCAGCCAATTCACTGCTGATGTCTTTCTTTTCATATAAAAGCCGAAAATCAGACACCGGCACGTTATTTTTTATGACTTCCATGGCGGCATTCCTACTGAAGATGGTTTGCTTTCCAACAGCGGGATAGCAATGGTTATTCCAGCCTTAAATGTGGGTGTGATGGCCACATGGCGATTAGCGGCAATGATTTGAGGATAAAGATAAGCATCGCCATAATAGCGCCAGGCGAGTTGATCCCAACGTTCACCCTCAGTCGTGATATGAAACCGGTATTGCTGGGT from the Limnobaculum zhutongyuii genome contains:
- a CDS encoding tail protein X; amino-acid sequence: MTQQYRFHITTEGERWDQLAWRYYGDAYLYPQIIAANRHVAITPTFKAGITIAIPLLESKPSSVGMPPWKS